From Triticum urartu cultivar G1812 chromosome 2, Tu2.1, whole genome shotgun sequence, a single genomic window includes:
- the LOC125536079 gene encoding uncharacterized protein LOC125536079: MAKWDPTYPRSKQRSTPPRRSLAMRRKRLSRRVVSGLSARDSSASGADLELAAPKRRRSIDGSTDWRAGLLLPTTTTASSSSVRKGNGGHARAKRGARLDEAGVAHFLTALERVS; encoded by the coding sequence ATGGCCAAGTGGGATCCCACCTACCCGCGCTCCAAGCAGCGGTCAACCCCGCCCCGCCGCAGCCTCGCGATGCGCCGCAAGCGCTTGTCCCGCCGCGTCGTGTCGGGGCTCTCCGCCAGAGACTCCAGCGCGTCCGGAGCGGATCTGGAGCTGGCGGCGCCCAAGCGGCGGCGCAGCATCGACGGGTCCACGGACTGGAGGGCCGGGCTGCTGCTGCCGACCACCACcacagcctcctcctcctccgtgcgGAAGGGCAACGGCGGCCACGCGCGTGCGAAGCGGGGCGCGCGGCTCGACGAGGCCGGCGTCGCGCACTTCCTCACCGCGCTGGAGCGGGTAAGCTAA